A stretch of Camelus bactrianus isolate YW-2024 breed Bactrian camel chromosome 26, ASM4877302v1, whole genome shotgun sequence DNA encodes these proteins:
- the MTUS1 gene encoding microtubule-associated tumor suppressor 1 isoform X7: MGCSGSKMCLYSPCAATRQEEALRQHKTLSQELVNLRGELVTASTTCEKLEKARNELQIAYEGFVQKLNQQHQTDLTELENRLKDFYTGECEKLQNIYIEEAEKYKTQLQEQFDNLNAAHETSKLEIEASHSEKIELLKKVYETSLSEIKKTHEIEKKSLEDSLYEQQESLEKQISDLKSENDALNEKLKSEEQKRISREKANLKNPQMMYLEQELESLKAVLEIKNEKLHQQDVKLMKMEKLVDNNTALVDKLKRFQQENEELKARMDKHMAISRQLSTEQAVLQESLEKESKVNKRLSMENEELLWKLHNGDLCSPKRSPTSPAIPFQSPRNSGSFPSPSVSPR, from the exons ATGGGCTGCTCCGGCAGCAAAATGTGCCTCTATTCTCCGTGTGCGGCAACCAGG CAGGAGGAAGCACTGAGACAACACAAAACCCTATCTCAAGAACTTGTTAACCTCCGGGGAGAGCTAG TCACTGCTTCAACCACCTGTGAGAAGTTAGAAAAAGCCAGGAATGAGCTGCAAATAGCTTATGAAGGATTTGTCCAGAAGCTAAACCAGCAGCACCAGACTGATCTAACAGAGCTGGAGAACCGGCTTAAAGACTTTTATACTGGGGAGTGCGAAAAGCTTCAGAACATCTACATCGAAGAAGCAGAGAAGTACAAAACCCAGCTGCAGGAGCAG tttGACAACTTAAACGCTGCCCATGAAACCTCTAAGTTGGAGATTGAAGCGAGCCACTCGGAGAAAATAGAATTGCTAAAGAAAGTCTATGAAACTTCCCTTTCAG AAATCAAGAAAACccatgaaatagaaaagaaatcacTTGAGGATTCGCTTTACGAGCAGCAGGAATCACTAGAG AAACAAATCAGTGATCTGAAGAGTGAAAATGATGCTTTAAATGAAAAGCTGAAAtcagaagaacaaaaaagaatatcaagagagaaagcaaatttg AAAAACCCTCAGATGATGTATCTGGAGCAAGAGTTAGAAAGCCTCAAGGCTGTGTTAGAGATCAAGAATGAGAAACTGCACCAACAGGACGTCAAGTTAATGAAAATGGAGAAGCTG GTGGACAACAACACGGCGCTGGTCGACAAACTGAAGCGATTCCAGCAGGAGAACGAAGAATTAAAAGCTCGGATGGACAAGCACATGGCAATTTCaag GCAGCTTTCCACCGAGCAGGCGGTCCTGCAGGAGTCGCTGGAGAAGGAGTCCAAGGTCAACAAACGGCTGTCCATGGAGAATGAGGAGCTGCTCTGGAAACTGCACAACGGGGACCTGTGCAGCCCCAAGAGGTCGCCCACGTCCCCCGCCATCCCCTTCCAGTCGCCGAGGAACTCcggctccttccccagccccagcgTCTCACCCAGATGA